Part of the Polaribacter sp. Hel1_33_78 genome is shown below.
ATTCTTCAGGAACAGAAATATGAGCTTCTTTTACTGCTTTATTAAAACCATTTAATCGTTGCTCACTGATACTGATTTCTTGATTTCCGCTGATAAACATCAGCTTTGTAAACCCTTTATTAATAATCTCTTTTGCAAGCTGATATGATAAATTCTCATCATCAAAAAATACACCAATAGCATTTTTTAAAGAAACAGGTTTTCGATCTAAATATATAAAAGATTTGTTATGCTTATTTAATAATTTATGTACTTTGTGTTTTTGAGAAGTAGCTACAGAATCAATGATAATTCCATCAACATTCATAGAAAGTAAAGATTTTACATTATCCAATTCAGCCTCTTCATTTTCAAATGATACCATTAATATAATGTTGTAACCAACTTTTTTAGCATTACTGTATAATTCTTCTATTATTGTAGAAAAGAAAGAATGATTTATTTTTGGCACAATTACTCCAATAGTATTTGTTTTTTTTGTGGATAAACTTCTACCTACAATATTGGGTATATAGCCTAATTCGTCTGCAACTTTCTTTACTTTTTCTCTTGTGCTTAGAGCAATATCAGGATGATTTTGTAGAGCTTTGGTTACAGTAACTCTAGAAATATTAAGTAAATCTGCTATATATTTTTGATTTATTTTCACGGAACAATTTAATATGATTTTTGGCTAAGCTACAAAATATATTACACGTGTAATATATTTTAATTACATTTGATAAATATTTAAAAAAAAATGAGCGAATACAAACTACCAAATAAACCATTTGAGTACCAAAACTTCATAAATGGTGAATATATAAATTCATTAAGTAATGAAATTTTTGAGAGAAAAAGTCCTGCTCACGGAAATTTAATAGGAACTTATCAATTAAGTAATAAACAAGACACAGAACAAGCTATTTCTGTTGCCAAAAAAGCTTTTAAAAGCAATTATTGGTCAGATATGTCAGGTTCAGGTCGTGAAAAAATAATCAGAAAAGCAGCTTCGATTATAAAAGAAAGAGCTCACGAATTAGCTTTAATAGAAACTTTAGAATCAGGAAAACCGATTAGTCAGTCATTAAATGAAATGGAATGGGCAGCAGGTATTTGGGGTTATGCCGCAACTTTAGCAAGACATATAGCTGGAGATGTAAATACAAATCTTGGAAAAGATATGACAGTGATGTTGCAAAAAGTACCAATTGGTGTAGTTGCTATGATAACACCTTGGAATTTTCCTTTGCTAATTATTTCTCAAAAACTACCAATTGCACTGGCTGCAGGTTGCACCGCTGTTATAAAACCATCAGAAATGACTCCTGGAACAACATTGTTATTGGGAGGTATTTTAAAGGAAGCAGGTTTGCCAGATGGTGTTGTAAATATTCTTGCTGGTTATGGTGATCCAGTTGGAATGACGCTTTCTGAAAGCAATAATGTAGATATGATCACTTTTACAGGAAGTACAGATGTTGGAAAACATATTATGAGAGCTGCATCTGGGAATCTTAAAAAAGTAGCCCTAGAATTGGGTGGAAAAAACCCTCAAATTATTTTTCCTGACGCAAATATAGACGCGCTTATAGATGCTGTTGTATTTGGTGTTTATTTTAATATGGGAGAATGTTGTAATAGTGGAAGTAGAATTATTATTCATGAAGATGTTGTTGAAGAATTTCAAGAAAAAGTAGTAGCGCATTCTAAAAAAGTAAAACTGGGCGATCCCTTAGATCCAAGTGTGAAATTTGGGGCAATCATCAACAAAATGCAACTAGATAAAATTAAAAAGTATGTAGATTCTGGAACTGCTCAAGGAGCAAAACTATTGTTGGGAGGAAATCAAATAACCATAAATAATGGCAATTATTTTGAACCAACAATATTTACGAATGTAAAACCGGAAATGGAAATTGCTTGCGAAGAAATTTTTGGACCAGTACTTTCTATACTAACTTTTAAAACAAGAAAAGAAGCCATAGAAATTGCAAATAGTACACAGTTTGGGTTGTCTGCTGGTGTCTGGACAAAAGATCTAGATACTGCAATAATTATGACTAGAGAGATTGATGCAGGTACAGTTTGGGTTAATAATTGGATGTCTGGTAATCCTGAAATTCCTTTTGGAGGTTTTAAACAAAGTGGAATTGGTAGAGAGTTAGGTCCAGGTGCTATTGATGAATTTATGGAAACTAAATCAGTAATGATTAAAACAGAAGTTTCTAACGGAAGCTGGGTTTAAAAAGGGAAGTAAATGAGAAATAAAAAGTTTCAAATTGTAAGTGCAGAAGAGGCTGTATCTTATATTAAAGATAATGATACGGTGGTTTTTGGTGGTGCAGGTGCTGGTCATGCAGTTCCTGATAAAGTGATGGAACATTTAGGAAAACGTTTTGTAGAGACAAATTCACCTAAAAACTTAAAAACCATTCATCCCTGTGGTATTGGCGATAATGATACAAGAGGATTAAACCATATTGCTTTTGAAGGTTTAATAGATACAAATATTGGCGGTTTTTGGGGAAATGCACCAAAAATGTCTGCTTTAGCAAAAGAAAATAAGATAAAAGGCTATAATTTACCTCAAGGAGTATTAAGTCACTTAATGAGAGCTTCTGCTTCAAAAAAACCAGGTGTTATTACAAAAGTTGGCTTAAAAACATTTGTAGATCCTAATGAAGAAGGCGGTAAAATTAATGCGATTACAACAGAAAATTTTGTTTCTCACTTAATGATAAAAGGTTCAGATTATCTTTTTTATCCTTCAGTAAATGTAGATGTTGCCATTATTAGAGGCACTTCTATTGACAGTGAAGGTAATTTAACTATGGAAGAGGAGGTAGGTTCTTTTTCAATGCTATCAATTGCGCAAGCAGCAAAAGTAAATGGCGGAATTGTAATTGTGCAAGTGAAGAACATCAACACTAATAATTGTATTCCAGGTACTATAAAAGTGCCTGGAGTATTTATCGACTATGTGGTGCAAGACAAAACGCAAGGAATGACTTTTATTTCTGCTTTTGATAAAGCTTTAGTGGATAGAAAAGAACAATATACCTCTGATGATTTAAATTTAACAGGTTTAAAGCGCATTATTATGCGTAGAGCTTCTCTAGAATTAAAAGAAAATATGTTTGTTAATTTGGGTTACGGTATGTCTGATGGCGTTCCAATTGTAGCCCAAGAAGAAGGCATTGCAGATAAATTAATCTTTATGATAGAGCAAGGTTCTACAGGTGGTATACCAACATCAGGATTAAATTTTGGCGCGATGTATAATCCAACAGCTATTTTAGATGATGGTTATCAGTTTGATTTTTTTCAAGGTGGCGGTTTGGATATTGCTTATTTAGGATTTGCTCAAATAGATCAATTTGGCAATGTGAATTCTAGCAGATTTGGAAACATTTTAACAGGTTGTGGAGGTTTTATTGATATTTCACAGAACGCTAAAAAGGTTGTTTTCTGTGGGTCGTTTGCTGTAAAATCGCAACAAGAAATTACACCAAATGGATTAGAAATAAGCAATTCTGGTAAGTTTACTAAATTTATAAATAAAGTAGAACAAATTACTTTTTCTAGTGAATATGCTTTAGAAAATAATCAAGAAGTGTTGTATATAACGGAAAGAGCCGTTTTTCAATTAACAAAAGAAGGATTATTTCTGAAAGAAATTGCACCAGGAGTAGATTTACAAAAAGACATTTTAGAGATGATGGACTTTGAGCCTATCATGAATAAACCACTTTCTTATTTTGATTCCAACATCTTCAAACATTGCAAACTAGAATTATGACAAGAAAAAGTAGTAGTATGACAGATTTAATTTTATCATCCTTACACAATGGCGTTTTTACAATTACGTTAAACTATCCAACAAAAATGAATTGTATGGGTTTTGAAATGTTAGAAGGATTGAATGATGCTGTTAATTTTGCAAGAAAAAGTGATGACGTTAAAGTAATCGTAATTACAGGTGCTGGCGAAAAAGCGTTTTCGTCGGGTGCAAATATTAAAGAATTCAAAGCTTTAAAAGGCATTGAAATTACACGTTGGATAGAATTTGGAAATGGTATTAATAACAATATTGAAACGATTAGCAAACCAACAATAGCTTATATTAATGGCTATGCAATGGGTGGAGGGTTAGAATTGGCTTTGGCTTGCGATTTTAGATTGGCATCTAAAAATGCCATTTTAAGTACTCCAGAAGTTTCTAATGGATGGCTTCCTGGTTGGGGAGGAATGACGAGAATTAGACGTTTGGTTGGAGAAGCAAATGCAAAAAGAATAATTCTTCTTTCAGAAAAAATTGATGCAAATTCAGCACTACAAATAGGATTAATTACAAAAATTTCTACAAAAGAAGAACTGCATATTTTCACAAATAATTTGCTAGAAATAAAACCTCAAGTGTATGCGATGGCAAAATCTGCATTAATGGATGCTACCAGAACTACTTATGGATCTGATATAAATTTTGATGTATTAGCGGTAAAAATTTCTTCCTAATAAAAACCAAAGAATAACAGAATTTATGATACTAAGTGATATAAATATTCAAGATTTAAAAAAACCTTTAGATACTTTTTGGAAGCTAGCGACTGAAAAAGCGTTGCTGTTACAAAAAGAATATGATACAAACCAAGGTTCTCCTGTTTTTACGGTACATGGAAAATATACAACAAGAGGTTGGACAGAATGGACGCAAGGTTTTCAGTATGGAATTACATTATTAATTGCAGAAGCAACTTCAAATAAAGAGTTATTAAAAATCGGAAAAGAAAACACTTTTAATAATATGGCACATCATTTAAGTCATTTTGGTGTACACGATCATGGTTTTAATAATTTAAGTACCTATGGAAACCTGCTACGTATGGCAAATCAAAATTTGTTTGATGCCAGCAAAGAAGAAAAAGAGTACTATAAACTGGCATTAAGTATGTCCGCTTCTGTGCAGGCTAAAAGATGGACAAACACAAAAGAGGGTGGTTTTATCTATTCTTTTAATGGACCACATTCCTTGTTTATAGATACCATTCGTACTGCAAGAATAGTTCTTGCGGGTCATAAATTAAAACATCGTTCGCTAGATGAAAACGATACAAAAATAGATCTTTTACAACGTGCAATTGAACACGCCTTAACAACGGCAAAATATGCTGTTTTTTATGGAGAAGGTAGAGATATTTATGATGAATGGGGGCGTGTTGCACACGAATCTATTTTTAATACAAATGATGGTAAGTATCGTTGTCCAAATTCACAACAAGGTTTTTCTGGTTTTACAACTTGGACTAGAGGTTTGGCTTGGGCAATGGTAGGTTTTTCTGAATTTTTAGAATTTTTAGAAAGCGAGAAACTTTCTTTTGAAGGTCTTGAAGATGTAAAAGCAACACTTTTAAAAGCCGCAAAAGCAACTTGCGATTTTTATATAAAATATACTTCATCAAACGGAATTCCTTATTGGGATACTGGCGCGCCAAACATCAATAAACTAGGAAACTATAGCGAAAGAGAAGCAGAGATTAATAACTCTTATGAACCGATAGATAGTTCTGCAGCAGCAATTGGGGCTCAAGGACTTTTAAGACTTTCTCATCTTTTAAAAGAAACAGAAGCAAAAGCTTCAAAAAAGTATATGCAAGCAGGTTTAGGAGTCTTACAAACTTTATTGTCTGATGATTATTTGGCAACAGAACCAACACATCAAGGTATCCTAAAACATTCTGTTTATCATTGGCCAAATGGATGGGATAATGTACCTAAAGGAAGTAAAGTTCCACAAAACGAATCTAGTATGTGGGGAGATTATCATTTGGTAGAACTCTGCTTTTTAGCAAAAAAAATATCCGAAGATAAATACTATACGTTCTTTGATATGATTCATTAATTTAAAATCAAGAGTTATGTTTCATTTTTTACACATAACCATAGATACTTTATATTGTAGTACTTAAATTACTTTATTAAGTAATAAAGGTTAATGTTTTATTAGTGCTTTATTAATGAGGACTCTTATTATTGTGTTACTAAAAATAGAAGATGCAAAGACGAAATTTTATTAAAAGAACTGCGGTACTATCTGCTGCTGCATTTATATCTCCAAGAATATTCGCAACCGCAAATAGTTACAATACTAAAAAAGAAATTTTTAAAGGATTTATAGTTTCCGATTCGCATTTTGGTTGGGCACATAAAATGCAACCCACCATTGAAGAGCAAGCAGCAGCTGTAAAAAATATTTTGAATAAATTTCCAGATTTAGATATTTTTTTAGATACTGGGGATGCTCATCATAACGATCATCATAACAATGCAAACCCACACAAAGCCCGAAAAGATTGGGTAGATATTATACAAGGTGGCTGTGGCCAACTTCCTTTTTATTACGTAATTGGGAATCACGAATTACGCTCAAATGAAGATGATGATCCAGAAATGCGTTCAAATATTATGGGGAGTAATACCTGCAGACCCTATTATAGTTTTGATATGCAAGGCATTCATTTTATCTCTTTCCCACAACTGATTAGAGCTACCTATATTACAGAAGAAGCTTGGGATTGGTTGGATTTAGATTTGGCAATAAACAAAGACAAAACCATTGTAATGTTATCTCACAATAATATTATTGGCACAACAATAGGAAATGAAAATGGGTATAGAGGTGTAATGGATAGTGATAAAATGGTCGATATTTTTAAGAAAAATAAAAATATTATTGCTTGGATGCACGGACATAATCATAATTTTGAAGTCATAAATAGAGATGATATGTTATTCGTTTCTAATGGAAGAATTGGTGGTTTTGATCCTAGTAGAGGTAAATATGGTATAGGAGGTGTTTATTTTGAAATCACAAAAGAGATGCTAACTGTAAAATGTTATTCCGCAGAAAAAGATATGTTTTTAGATTCTTTTGATGTGTCTTTAAGTCAAACACTTGATGTAAAAACTACATTTGATAACAAAGCAGATTTCGCTTACAGTTATGGAGTTGGTGGAGCAGTAAATGGCGAACGTATTCCTGCATATCATCATCACTTTGGTGAAAATACCAAATCAGAATTATTTTTAACAGGTTGTGAAAATGCGGTTATTAACGATGATCACGCAATGACAAAATACACAGAACGAAAAGCGTATCATGGATTAGATAAAATTTTGTTTGCTGCAAAAGTGAATCACGGAAATGCTGGTTTTGAATATGCAAATCCAGGAATTCGTTTAAAAGCAAATGATAACTGGTGGACTACCTTAACAATGCCATCAGATAATTATGATAAATATTCATATTATAGATGTCCATTGGGTCAAAAGTACAAAGCGAGTATCGACTTAGATGTAAAAGGAATCAAAGGCACACAGCGTTTATGGTTTCGTTTGCATATTTATGATCTAAATGGACGAAAATTAAGAATTGTACAGTCAGATCAAATCATTTTAGGTGATGGAAGACAACAATTCGATTGTTTATTAGATGTGCCAAACTTGCCAGAATTTGATACGATTTATAGCAATCCAGAAAGCGATAATTTAGTAAACATCGCTGTAGAAGCTTCTTTTACTGGGATGAATACAGATGTAGATATTATCTATCTAAAATTAGAACAAGAACATACTTCTTTAAATACATTAGATGCTGGTGTAATTATTGATACAAAAAGCTACCAAACCTTTGGTGTTTTGGCAAAAGGGGATATTAAAAAGATTGATTTAGAGAAACCTTTAGAAACAAGAAGTGTCAATCAAATTTCAACATCAGGAAACAAAAGAGTTACCTATTTAGTTCGTCATTCAAATATGAAATGGCAAGTCAGAAATGCCACAGTAACGTATTTAGATAATCATATTAAAATAGGCAAAATAAGAAACCATATTTCGGATAAATTAGAGATTATTATCTCTCCACTTCAAAAAAATATAGGCCCTTATTTACATAGAGTTCGCTATGCAGAAAACATCAAATTAGTGCCTTATCAATCAAAAAACAGATCAATAAAAGCCACTATAGAAAATGTATTTCAAAATGCAGAAGTAGATTTTTATCTTACTAAAAAGCCAAAAGTGGTTGCAGGTGTTACCAGTTGGATTTATAAAGACAATATAGTCACCGCAAAAATATCAAAACCCACAACTGTTCTTGTTACGTTTTAAAAATTAGATTATGACTAAAACAAAAAATAATTTCAAATCATTACTTGTTGTAAGTACACTTGCTGCCATTTTTTTCGCATCCTGTAATACTCAAGGACAAACAACAAACTCAAAAGACAAGACTTTTTTAGTAGATTATGTAAATCCTTTAATGGGTACAGATTCTAAAAAAAGTATGTCTAATGGAAACACGTATCCTGCAATAGCTAAACCTTGGGGAATGAACTTTTGGACACCAATGACTGCAGAAATGGGAAATGGTTGGGCTTATAATTATGATGATGATAAAATTAGAGGAATCAAACAAACACATCAGCCAAGTCCTTGGTTAAATGATTATGCTGCATTTTCTTTTATGGCAGTTACAGGTGAATTAAAGTATCAAGAAGATGAAAGAGCTTCTTGGTTTTCGCACAAGGCAGAAACTGTTACACCTTATCATTATAGTGTTTATTTAGCAGAATATGATGTTACTGCAGAAGTTGCTCCAACTTCTAGAGCAGTACATTTTAAATTTACCTTTCCAGAGGCAGATTCTTCATACATTATGTTAGATGCTTTTTTCAAAGGTTCTATGGTTAAAATTTTACCGAAAGAGCGTAAAATTATTGGCTATTGCAGAAACAATAGAGGCGGTGTGCCAGAGAATTTTCATAATTATTTTGTAGCAGAATTTGATAAAGATTTTGAAATGACCCACACTTGGAAAGACAATTGGATACTTCAAAAAAACAACTTAAATAGCGAAGGAAAACACGTTGGAGCAATCATTGGTTTTAAAACCAAAAAAGGAGAAGTTGTAAACGTAAAAGTAGCATCGTCTTTTATAAGTCTAGAGCAAGCAAAAATAAATTTAGATAGAGAAATTGGAAAAGATTCTTTTGATGAAACAAAAGAGAAAGCAAAAAATGCTTGGGAAGAGGAGTTGAGTAGAATTAAAATTGAAGATGATAATATTAATAACATCAAAACTTTTTATTCTTGTTTATACAGAGTCTTACTATTTCCAAGAACATTTTATGAGTTTGATGCAGACAATAAAATGATGCATTACAGTCCATACAATGGAAAAGTTGTACCTGGTTATATGTTTACAGACAATGGTTTTTGGGACACCTTTAGGGCTGTTTTTCCATTTTTTAATATGATGTATCCAGAGCAGAATAATAAAATTATGGAAGGTTTGGCAAACACCTATAAAGAATCTGGGTGGTTACCAGAATGGGCAAGTCCTGGACATAGAGCTGTTATGATTGGTTCTAATTCTGCACCTATTATTGCAGACGCTTATTTAAAAGGAAACATTAAAAATGAAAAAACTGCAGAAATTTTATTTGAAGCCATTCTTAAAAACGCAACTGTAGAAGAAGGAAGACCAGTAAGGTCTGTAGGCAGAGAAGGGTTACATTATTACAATACTTTAGGCTATGTACCTTTTGATGTAAATATTAGAGAAAATGCTGCCAAAACATTAGAATATGCTTATGCCGATTTTACGATTGGGCAAATGGCAGAAAAAATGGGAAAAGATGCTATTGCAAAAAAGTATTATGAGCAATCGCATCGTTATAAAAATGTATTTGATCCATTAACAAATTTAATGCGTGGTAAAAATGAAGATGGTACTTTTCAAAGTCCTTTTGATCCTTTAAAATGGGGTGGTGCTTTTACAGAAGGAAATAGTTTACATTATACTTGGTCTGTTTTTCAAGATATAGATGGATTGATTAATTTAATGGGCGGAAAAGAAAATTTCATCAAACAATTAGATGGTGTTTTTACAATGCCACCAAAATATGATGCATCCTATTACGGAAAGGTAATTCACGAAATTAGAGAAATGGAGGTTGCAAATATGGGCAATTATGCACACGGAAATCAACCCATACAACATATGATTTACCTCTATAATTATGCAGGTGTTCCATTCAAAGCCCAAGATAAAATCAGAAAAGTTTTAACCAAACTATACACACCAACTCCAGATGGTTATTGTGGTGATGAAGATAATGGACAAACTTCTGCTTGGTACGTTTTTAGTGCTTTAGGTTTTTATTCTGTAACTCCTGCAACTGATGAATTTATTATAGGAAGTCCCTTGTTTAAAAAAGCAACATTACATTTAAGAAACGGAAATACCTTTATAATTGAAGCAAAAAACAATTCAAAAAATAACTTTTATATTCAGTCTGCAAGTTTAAATAATTCTGATTACCAAAACAGTTTTATTAAATGTAGCGACATTCAAAAAGGAGGTTTTTTAGAATTTGAGGTATCTAATACTCCAAATAAAAGTTGGGGAAGTAAAAAGCAAAACGCTCCTTTTTCTTTGAGTCTAAAAAAATACAAATAGGTATCAATAAATACTTTTTAAATAAAGTAAAATTTAAATTCAAGTAATAATTAATAAAAAGTGATATGTTTCATTTTAGTCCATTTGTTTTATCATCTAATTCTAGATCCGCTTTAGTTCTTTTTAGTTTTTTATCGACTCTTTTTTTGAACCCTTTAAATGCCCAAGATAGGTTACTCTCTAAAGACTCTTTTAGTATTTCAAAACCACAATTTACTAAAGTAGGTAAAGGTCTATGTAAAGTGCAAGATGGCGTTCTTGCAACACGTGACTCCTATGCTTCTATTGGGAGCGCGGAATGGGAAAATTATACGATTAGTTTTGAGGCAAGAACCCCAAAAACTGAAGAACAAGTACAAATATGGTTTGGTTTTAGAGAACAAGGAAGAAACAACCGTTATTTAGTTGGTTTTAAAGGAGGGTTTCAAAATGATATTGAAATAGCTCGCATGGGGCTTATGGGGGATGATCGATTTTTGGGAATTAGAAACTTAGATTTTAACCCAACTTTAGGGGTGTGGTATGCTTTTAAAATAGAAGTATGTAAAAATCGTTTTAGAGTTTTTATAAATAATGAAAACACTCCAAGAATTGATGTAATTGATGATAAAGGAGATATTTTAACTAAAGGAAAAGTAGTGCTTGGTGGTGCTTGGATAAAGAATGAATTTAGAAATTTGGAAGTTACAAGGCTTTCAGATACTTACATGGATCCTATTAAGTCTAAAGAATACTCTTACTATTTAACCCCTAAGCAGAAAGTTGAAAAGCGAATAAAAGAAAGAAAACAATATAAAAAAGTAAAAATTTCTCATATAAACCCAATACGAACAACAATTTCTTTAGATGGCAATTGGTTGTTTAAACCAGATCATGAGTTAATAAATAGAGAACAAGCAATTGACGCTAATTCATCTGATGACGATTGGCATATTTTGGAAGTGCCAAATTTTTGGAACCCTTCTCGTATATGGTTACATGGTGAAACTTTTATGGATGAAGAACACCAAAAAGGGGCTTCTGATACTTATTTTCAAAAAGAAACTGACCGTTGTGAAAACTACACTTTCGATTATAAAAAAACAAATATTGGATGGTATAGGCAATGGGTTGATTTGCCAGATTCATTGAATGATAAAAATATAGAACTAAATTTTGATGCTGTTTCAAAAATGGCAGAGGTTTATGTTAATGGCAAACTTGCGGGAAACAACAAAGGCATGTTTGGCGAAATTAAATTAGATATTACTAAATTCCTTAAACCAGGTAGTAATTTAATTGCCGTTAAGGTAATGAAGGATTATACTAAAGATATTAAAAATGCTAATGAAATTGCTACAATAGCCGTTACTGTAGAGGTAACAAACCAAATGCTAAAAGATATACCTCACGGTTTTTTCCGTGATGAACCCGTAGGTATTTGGCAACCAGTGAAGTTAATAATTACAAATCCTGTAAAGATTGTAG
Proteins encoded:
- a CDS encoding LacI family DNA-binding transcriptional regulator yields the protein MKINQKYIADLLNISRVTVTKALQNHPDIALSTREKVKKVADELGYIPNIVGRSLSTKKTNTIGVIVPKINHSFFSTIIEELYSNAKKVGYNIILMVSFENEEAELDNVKSLLSMNVDGIIIDSVATSQKHKVHKLLNKHNKSFIYLDRKPVSLKNAIGVFFDDENLSYQLAKEIINKGFTKLMFISGNQEISISEQRLNGFNKAVKEAHISVPEEWCLVTKLDKTNAEKDFTTFLENYNNLPEVVICANDSIAIGVYNACEKFDLKIPDDIAVSGFGHVKISSLLNPPLTTVKLNLKKAAEKALENLLLLINNKPITENTLIEGKIIFRESTEKK
- a CDS encoding aldehyde dehydrogenase family protein → MSEYKLPNKPFEYQNFINGEYINSLSNEIFERKSPAHGNLIGTYQLSNKQDTEQAISVAKKAFKSNYWSDMSGSGREKIIRKAASIIKERAHELALIETLESGKPISQSLNEMEWAAGIWGYAATLARHIAGDVNTNLGKDMTVMLQKVPIGVVAMITPWNFPLLIISQKLPIALAAGCTAVIKPSEMTPGTTLLLGGILKEAGLPDGVVNILAGYGDPVGMTLSESNNVDMITFTGSTDVGKHIMRAASGNLKKVALELGGKNPQIIFPDANIDALIDAVVFGVYFNMGECCNSGSRIIIHEDVVEEFQEKVVAHSKKVKLGDPLDPSVKFGAIINKMQLDKIKKYVDSGTAQGAKLLLGGNQITINNGNYFEPTIFTNVKPEMEIACEEIFGPVLSILTFKTRKEAIEIANSTQFGLSAGVWTKDLDTAIIMTREIDAGTVWVNNWMSGNPEIPFGGFKQSGIGRELGPGAIDEFMETKSVMIKTEVSNGSWV
- a CDS encoding acyl CoA:acetate/3-ketoacid CoA transferase, producing the protein MRNKKFQIVSAEEAVSYIKDNDTVVFGGAGAGHAVPDKVMEHLGKRFVETNSPKNLKTIHPCGIGDNDTRGLNHIAFEGLIDTNIGGFWGNAPKMSALAKENKIKGYNLPQGVLSHLMRASASKKPGVITKVGLKTFVDPNEEGGKINAITTENFVSHLMIKGSDYLFYPSVNVDVAIIRGTSIDSEGNLTMEEEVGSFSMLSIAQAAKVNGGIVIVQVKNINTNNCIPGTIKVPGVFIDYVVQDKTQGMTFISAFDKALVDRKEQYTSDDLNLTGLKRIIMRRASLELKENMFVNLGYGMSDGVPIVAQEEGIADKLIFMIEQGSTGGIPTSGLNFGAMYNPTAILDDGYQFDFFQGGGLDIAYLGFAQIDQFGNVNSSRFGNILTGCGGFIDISQNAKKVVFCGSFAVKSQQEITPNGLEISNSGKFTKFINKVEQITFSSEYALENNQEVLYITERAVFQLTKEGLFLKEIAPGVDLQKDILEMMDFEPIMNKPLSYFDSNIFKHCKLEL
- a CDS encoding enoyl-CoA hydratase/isomerase family protein; translation: MTRKSSSMTDLILSSLHNGVFTITLNYPTKMNCMGFEMLEGLNDAVNFARKSDDVKVIVITGAGEKAFSSGANIKEFKALKGIEITRWIEFGNGINNNIETISKPTIAYINGYAMGGGLELALACDFRLASKNAILSTPEVSNGWLPGWGGMTRIRRLVGEANAKRIILLSEKIDANSALQIGLITKISTKEELHIFTNNLLEIKPQVYAMAKSALMDATRTTYGSDINFDVLAVKISS
- a CDS encoding glycoside hydrolase family 88 protein, which encodes MILSDINIQDLKKPLDTFWKLATEKALLLQKEYDTNQGSPVFTVHGKYTTRGWTEWTQGFQYGITLLIAEATSNKELLKIGKENTFNNMAHHLSHFGVHDHGFNNLSTYGNLLRMANQNLFDASKEEKEYYKLALSMSASVQAKRWTNTKEGGFIYSFNGPHSLFIDTIRTARIVLAGHKLKHRSLDENDTKIDLLQRAIEHALTTAKYAVFYGEGRDIYDEWGRVAHESIFNTNDGKYRCPNSQQGFSGFTTWTRGLAWAMVGFSEFLEFLESEKLSFEGLEDVKATLLKAAKATCDFYIKYTSSNGIPYWDTGAPNINKLGNYSEREAEINNSYEPIDSSAAAIGAQGLLRLSHLLKETEAKASKKYMQAGLGVLQTLLSDDYLATEPTHQGILKHSVYHWPNGWDNVPKGSKVPQNESSMWGDYHLVELCFLAKKISEDKYYTFFDMIH
- a CDS encoding metallophosphoesterase, with amino-acid sequence MQRRNFIKRTAVLSAAAFISPRIFATANSYNTKKEIFKGFIVSDSHFGWAHKMQPTIEEQAAAVKNILNKFPDLDIFLDTGDAHHNDHHNNANPHKARKDWVDIIQGGCGQLPFYYVIGNHELRSNEDDDPEMRSNIMGSNTCRPYYSFDMQGIHFISFPQLIRATYITEEAWDWLDLDLAINKDKTIVMLSHNNIIGTTIGNENGYRGVMDSDKMVDIFKKNKNIIAWMHGHNHNFEVINRDDMLFVSNGRIGGFDPSRGKYGIGGVYFEITKEMLTVKCYSAEKDMFLDSFDVSLSQTLDVKTTFDNKADFAYSYGVGGAVNGERIPAYHHHFGENTKSELFLTGCENAVINDDHAMTKYTERKAYHGLDKILFAAKVNHGNAGFEYANPGIRLKANDNWWTTLTMPSDNYDKYSYYRCPLGQKYKASIDLDVKGIKGTQRLWFRLHIYDLNGRKLRIVQSDQIILGDGRQQFDCLLDVPNLPEFDTIYSNPESDNLVNIAVEASFTGMNTDVDIIYLKLEQEHTSLNTLDAGVIIDTKSYQTFGVLAKGDIKKIDLEKPLETRSVNQISTSGNKRVTYLVRHSNMKWQVRNATVTYLDNHIKIGKIRNHISDKLEIIISPLQKNIGPYLHRVRYAENIKLVPYQSKNRSIKATIENVFQNAEVDFYLTKKPKVVAGVTSWIYKDNIVTAKISKPTTVLVTF
- a CDS encoding GH92 family glycosyl hydrolase, with translation MTKTKNNFKSLLVVSTLAAIFFASCNTQGQTTNSKDKTFLVDYVNPLMGTDSKKSMSNGNTYPAIAKPWGMNFWTPMTAEMGNGWAYNYDDDKIRGIKQTHQPSPWLNDYAAFSFMAVTGELKYQEDERASWFSHKAETVTPYHYSVYLAEYDVTAEVAPTSRAVHFKFTFPEADSSYIMLDAFFKGSMVKILPKERKIIGYCRNNRGGVPENFHNYFVAEFDKDFEMTHTWKDNWILQKNNLNSEGKHVGAIIGFKTKKGEVVNVKVASSFISLEQAKINLDREIGKDSFDETKEKAKNAWEEELSRIKIEDDNINNIKTFYSCLYRVLLFPRTFYEFDADNKMMHYSPYNGKVVPGYMFTDNGFWDTFRAVFPFFNMMYPEQNNKIMEGLANTYKESGWLPEWASPGHRAVMIGSNSAPIIADAYLKGNIKNEKTAEILFEAILKNATVEEGRPVRSVGREGLHYYNTLGYVPFDVNIRENAAKTLEYAYADFTIGQMAEKMGKDAIAKKYYEQSHRYKNVFDPLTNLMRGKNEDGTFQSPFDPLKWGGAFTEGNSLHYTWSVFQDIDGLINLMGGKENFIKQLDGVFTMPPKYDASYYGKVIHEIREMEVANMGNYAHGNQPIQHMIYLYNYAGVPFKAQDKIRKVLTKLYTPTPDGYCGDEDNGQTSAWYVFSALGFYSVTPATDEFIIGSPLFKKATLHLRNGNTFIIEAKNNSKNNFYIQSASLNNSDYQNSFIKCSDIQKGGFLEFEVSNTPNKSWGSKKQNAPFSLSLKKYK